One Microbacterium marinum genomic window, CACGGCGCGGCGCCGGTCAGATCACGCGTGCTCGTAGGTGAGGCAGTCCGCCGATTCGGCGCCCGGCCCGACGCGGACGGCGGTCGCGGTGCACTCGAGTGATTCGTTGTGGACGCACTCCGCCCGCTGGCATGCGCCGACGTGACTGACGATCTTGTCGAGGCCGCCCTTCGTCCCGAGCGGGATGAACGTGGCGCACTCGGCGTCGCCCGGCGCGCCACCGATGGTGACCGCTGCCGCGTGGCAGTGCGAGTGGTCGTTGTACGAACAGCCGAGCGCAGAACACTCGGACACACGGGGCAGATCGTCGAGGGTGGTGCTCATGATGGCCTCCAGAGAGTCGTCGTGGACCCGACCCTACGCCGCACCCCCGTGGGGTTGGACAGCCTAAGTCCGGGATTTCTTCCCGATCAATGGCGTTTTCTGACAAAGGCTAGCCTCACCTGATCGCCGCGCTGGGGCCCAGGAATATGGCGGCGACCGCTCCGTTGTATACCCCCAGGGGGTATCATCGAGTCATGCACGTGAGCCGCCCCCTTCATTCGGTCCGGACGTTCTGTGAGTCGTCGGTTTCCATTTGATGGGTGCACTGTCGAGCGTACTCAGCTGGGGGTAGGTAGCCGAGCGAGGAGTGCCGGCGGTGGTGGTTGTACTCGTCCTTCCAGTCGCCGATCACAACCTGCGCGTGCAGTAGCGAATAGAAGCTGTTGATGTTGAGGCACTCGTCGCGGATCCGGCTGTTGAACGACTCGACGTACCCGTTGCGCCACGGCGAGCCCGGAGGAATGTAGCTCAAGCCGGTGCGGGTGCCGGCCCAGTCGGCCATCGCCTCGCTGATGAACTCCGGCCCGTTGTCCGACCTGAGCACCGCCGGGGCGCCCCGGGCAGCGACGAGGTCCTCGAGGTGGGCGGTGAGTCGGTCGGCGGTAATCGAGCGCTCCACGAGGCCGCCGATGCACTCCCGGGTGTGTTCGTCGACGATGGAGCAGATCTTGATCGGTCGGCCGTGATCGTCGGCATCGAACTGAAAGTCCACCGCCCACACCACGTTCGGCGCATCCGCCGTCGGCGCGTCGACGGTCGAGGACCCGACGCGTTTGCGGCGACGCCGCTGCGGGACGCGCAGTCCCTCCTCGCGCCACAGCCGTTGGATCTTCTTGTGGTTCACCACCCACTCCTCGGCGCGGGCGTCGTGATACGCCCGCCGATACCCGTAGCGGGGATGGTTCTTCGCCCAGGCGCGCAGCCAGTCCCGCAGCGCCATGTCCGGATCGTCGGTGGTTTCGCCCTTGAGCGGGCGCCGGTATGCGGAGCGTGAGAGCCCGGCCAGGCGGCACGCCATCCGGTTCGCTCACCTGCAGTGTCCTGAGCAGTTGCGAGACGGCGGCGCGACGTCTGCCCGGGCCTAGAAGTTTCCCTCAGCCAACTCCTTCAGCGCCGCCTTCTCCAGCTCCGCTTCGGCGAGTAGCCGCTTGAGGGTGGCGTTCTGCTTCTCCAGCTCCTTCAGGCGCTTTGCGTCGTCGGCCTTGAGGCCGCCGTACTGGTTCCGCCACCGGTAGTACGTCTGCTCGGACACGCCGAGCTCCCGACACACCGCGGCGACATCCTGCCCGTCGGCGAGCATCCTGTCGGCCTGCCCGAGCTTGCGGACGACCTGCTCCGGGGTGTGACGCTTCCTGCTGTTTGACATGATCTGACCAGTCTCCCTGCCCGCGACTCC contains:
- a CDS encoding DUF1540 domain-containing protein, whose protein sequence is MSTTLDDLPRVSECSALGCSYNDHSHCHAAAVTIGGAPGDAECATFIPLGTKGGLDKIVSHVGACQRAECVHNESLECTATAVRVGPGAESADCLTYEHA